In Wolinella succinogenes DSM 1740, a single genomic region encodes these proteins:
- a CDS encoding FecR family protein, with the protein MSELIREEAATWWVRCNEGLDEAQKVDFEAWLGESPEHQAALERMKRTWRALDSLPLKNRAANNPQYETPKNRRAWQKGIVVAMFACMLLVAGLQWREGQPSFEGHYATQRGELREVELPDGSHLVLDTASRVWVRFYKNRREVRLEEGQAAFEVSKSAKRPFRVLAGDLAVEVVGTKFGVRHLKEGVSVAVEEGRVRVGQRFSEDEYRFFEELSGGEGVRIKGDGGIIKREGLFLGTIPFLAGRLEFDEVTLQEAIDEFARYGETGIVLEDEGAKRMRITGSFEIRRLDSFVRALPKIIPVRVRSEAGGGQSISSLGQR; encoded by the coding sequence ATGAGCGAGCTTATTCGAGAAGAGGCGGCCACATGGTGGGTGCGGTGCAATGAGGGATTGGATGAGGCGCAAAAGGTCGATTTTGAGGCTTGGCTAGGGGAATCGCCTGAGCATCAAGCGGCCTTAGAGCGCATGAAAAGGACATGGAGAGCGCTTGATTCACTTCCTCTTAAAAACAGAGCCGCCAATAATCCCCAATACGAGACTCCAAAGAATCGCCGAGCGTGGCAAAAGGGAATTGTTGTGGCAATGTTTGCCTGTATGCTGCTGGTGGCGGGATTACAATGGAGAGAGGGGCAGCCAAGTTTTGAGGGGCATTATGCCACTCAAAGAGGCGAGCTAAGAGAGGTGGAGCTTCCTGATGGGAGCCATTTGGTGCTAGATACCGCGAGTCGCGTTTGGGTTCGATTCTATAAGAATCGCCGAGAGGTGAGGCTAGAAGAGGGGCAGGCAGCTTTTGAGGTGAGCAAGAGTGCCAAACGACCCTTTCGGGTGCTAGCGGGTGACTTGGCGGTGGAGGTTGTGGGGACAAAATTTGGCGTGCGTCACCTGAAAGAGGGTGTGAGCGTGGCGGTCGAAGAGGGGCGAGTGAGAGTGGGGCAGCGATTTAGCGAGGATGAATATCGCTTTTTTGAAGAGCTCTCTGGGGGCGAAGGAGTGAGAATCAAAGGTGATGGAGGAATCATTAAGCGAGAAGGGCTCTTTTTGGGAACGATTCCTTTTTTGGCGGGTCGGCTTGAGTTTGATGAGGTGACCTTGCAAGAGGCGATTGATGAGTTTGCCAGATATGGAGAGACAGGAATTGTGCTGGAAGATGAAGGGGCAAAAAGGATGAGGATCACGGGGAGCTTTGAGATCAGGCGCCTTGATAGCTTCGTCCGTGCTCTGCCCAAAATCATCCCCGTGAGAGTGAGAAGCGAGGCAGGAGGCGGACAGAGTATCTCTTCGCTGGGGCAGCGATAA
- a CDS encoding efflux RND transporter periplasmic adaptor subunit: MASLCVRHRWCWGWIGLAALLIGAALYYYGGVGRDRGAKSAPPSAVVVRGDIENLVSATGTIQPREYVDVGAQVSGQLRRIHVQVGDYVKEGDLLAEIDVTVYKAKVDASRAQLKYQKAQKIDKEAQLVLAELNYRRQKGLYESDATSLESYQSAEATWKSSLAQLEMIKAQIEQLESTLRADEANLNYTQIYAPMTGTIVSITARQGQTLNTNQQAPTILRIADLSVMTIKAQVSEADVNRLRKGMGVYFTTLGSDKRWMSQLDKVEPTPTTTNNVVLYNALFDVENPEGRLMSDMTTQVFFVVSSVKDVLLVPMGALELQRGKKTKQGIVRVVTLEGAIEERMVEVGVTSRLQAEILSGVKEGERVMVGGVKPVGGGSAKERQGGGVPPPRMF, from the coding sequence ATGGCATCTTTGTGTGTGAGGCACCGTTGGTGCTGGGGATGGATAGGTTTAGCGGCTCTGTTGATAGGGGCGGCTCTCTACTACTATGGAGGAGTGGGGCGTGATCGTGGTGCCAAGAGCGCTCCTCCTAGCGCAGTTGTTGTGCGAGGGGATATTGAGAATCTCGTGAGTGCGACGGGGACGATTCAGCCAAGAGAGTATGTGGATGTGGGCGCTCAAGTTTCAGGGCAGTTGCGGCGCATTCATGTGCAAGTGGGTGACTATGTCAAAGAGGGTGATCTGCTCGCCGAGATTGATGTGACGGTCTATAAAGCCAAGGTGGATGCAAGCCGTGCCCAACTCAAATATCAAAAAGCCCAGAAGATCGACAAAGAGGCTCAGTTGGTTTTGGCCGAACTTAACTATCGCCGTCAAAAAGGGCTCTATGAGAGTGATGCCACGAGTCTTGAATCGTATCAAAGCGCTGAAGCGACTTGGAAATCCTCTTTGGCGCAACTAGAGATGATCAAGGCGCAGATTGAGCAGCTCGAATCGACCTTGCGCGCCGATGAGGCGAATCTCAACTACACCCAAATCTACGCTCCCATGACGGGCACGATTGTCTCTATCACGGCTCGTCAAGGGCAGACGCTCAACACCAACCAACAGGCTCCAACGATTCTTCGTATCGCTGATCTCTCGGTGATGACGATCAAGGCTCAGGTCTCTGAGGCAGATGTCAATAGACTTCGCAAAGGAATGGGGGTCTATTTCACCACGCTAGGGAGCGATAAGCGATGGATGAGCCAGCTAGATAAGGTTGAGCCTACCCCGACCACCACCAACAATGTCGTACTCTATAACGCCCTCTTTGATGTGGAGAATCCTGAGGGACGATTGATGAGTGATATGACCACGCAGGTCTTTTTTGTCGTCTCTTCGGTCAAAGATGTCCTGTTGGTGCCCATGGGTGCGCTAGAGCTTCAAAGGGGTAAAAAGACCAAACAGGGAATCGTTCGTGTCGTGACACTAGAAGGGGCTATTGAGGAACGAATGGTGGAGGTTGGAGTCACCAGTCGCTTGCAGGCGGAGATTCTCTCTGGAGTCAAAGAGGGCGAGCGCGTGATGGTAGGGGGCGTGAAGCCCGTAGGGGGTGGAAGCGCTAAGGAGCGTCAAGGGGGTGGTGTGCCTCCGCCTAGGATGTTTTAA
- the fhuE gene encoding ferric-rhodotorulic acid/ferric-coprogen receptor FhuE: MQASQINLKHLALSAILALATPTWLVAAEVSVNIAPKSLAQSLKELAQEAKMQLIFASEIVEGKQSQEVSGRMEISEALRRLLEGSGLEGRIEGDTIIIQKISLLNAQTLKAVKVQADSENRSSEKSQSYTMKSMSTATGLGLSARDTPQSVSVMTRQRIEDQGLETLTDVVNNTIGISSRLYDSSRSGFSARGFDIDNIQIDGISKNWSTGWSAGETLMDTAIYDRVEIVRGATGLMSGAGNPSAAVNLVRKHADSKEFTGSVVGGVGSWDDYQGTVDVTTPLNAEGTIRARVVGSYRDKDSFMDLLSEEKSVFYGVVDMDITPLTRLSVGASYQENKPLGSTWGGLPSWYSDGTRTDWDRSKTTAAQWSSWATAHTTYFADLNHRWENDWRMKLALSRTKNEANMKLLYLSGTVDKSTGLGLGASAARYDVLREQDDVVLQVNGPVEILGRTHEIGWGLSHSKQDFKDYSYSGSGAPLVGSFFGWDGSYAEPAWGDRSLSEDYTTKQNALYGVARFSLADSLWLIAGSRLSYWEREGVSWGNGFSYKHNDTLTPYAGLIYDLNDIFSLYVSYTDIFTPQDAQDASGNYLDPITGETYEAGIKGEFFEGKLNAGFTLYRILQDNLAQLVGLNPVTGKSIHEAAKGTKSEGFELDVSGEIGEGWNLFLGYSQIFSTQDANGAEINTQHPKRMAKIFTTYRLPMMEKLTVGGGVNWESRSYALTTNPVTLASEEIAQSSFAVANLMARYEFTKEFSAQLNLNNLFDKKYYTNVGFYDQLAYGAPRNALLTIKYKF; encoded by the coding sequence ATGCAAGCATCTCAAATCAATTTGAAACACTTAGCGTTAAGCGCTATATTGGCGCTGGCTACGCCCACATGGCTAGTGGCCGCCGAGGTGAGCGTGAATATCGCCCCTAAGTCTCTAGCTCAATCCCTCAAAGAGCTCGCCCAAGAGGCGAAGATGCAGCTAATCTTTGCTTCTGAGATTGTTGAGGGGAAACAATCTCAAGAGGTTTCGGGAAGGATGGAGATTTCAGAAGCGCTACGGAGGTTGCTAGAGGGGAGCGGCTTGGAGGGGCGAATCGAAGGGGATACAATCATCATCCAAAAGATTTCCTTGCTTAACGCTCAAACTTTGAAGGCGGTCAAGGTGCAAGCCGATTCAGAGAATCGCTCCAGCGAGAAGAGCCAATCCTACACCATGAAGTCGATGTCCACTGCAACGGGCTTGGGATTATCAGCGCGCGACACCCCGCAATCCGTGAGCGTCATGACTCGTCAAAGAATCGAAGATCAGGGGCTAGAGACCCTCACGGATGTGGTCAACAACACCATAGGAATCTCCTCTAGGCTCTATGATAGCAGTCGTTCGGGTTTTTCGGCTAGAGGTTTTGATATTGACAATATTCAAATTGATGGAATCTCCAAAAACTGGTCTACGGGATGGAGCGCGGGCGAGACGCTCATGGATACAGCGATTTATGATCGCGTGGAGATTGTGCGAGGAGCGACAGGTCTTATGAGCGGGGCAGGAAATCCCTCCGCCGCGGTCAATCTTGTTCGTAAGCACGCCGATAGTAAAGAGTTTACAGGAAGTGTGGTGGGAGGAGTGGGCTCTTGGGATGATTACCAGGGGACGGTGGATGTGACCACGCCGCTCAATGCCGAAGGCACGATTCGTGCACGCGTAGTCGGCTCCTACAGGGACAAAGATTCTTTTATGGATCTGCTTAGCGAGGAGAAGAGTGTCTTTTATGGAGTGGTGGATATGGATATCACCCCTCTAACGCGTCTAAGTGTAGGGGCAAGCTACCAAGAAAACAAACCTTTGGGCTCCACATGGGGAGGCTTGCCCTCTTGGTATAGCGATGGCACGAGGACGGATTGGGATCGTTCCAAAACCACCGCAGCCCAATGGTCTTCATGGGCAACCGCACACACGACCTACTTCGCTGACTTGAATCATCGATGGGAGAATGATTGGCGCATGAAACTCGCTTTGAGTCGAACCAAAAATGAGGCCAACATGAAGCTGCTCTATCTCTCGGGTACCGTGGATAAAAGCACAGGATTGGGACTTGGTGCCTCGGCGGCTCGATACGATGTTTTAAGAGAGCAGGATGATGTGGTGTTGCAGGTGAATGGACCTGTGGAGATTCTTGGTCGAACCCATGAGATTGGATGGGGGCTCTCGCACTCCAAGCAGGATTTCAAGGATTATAGCTACAGCGGAAGCGGCGCTCCTCTGGTTGGAAGTTTCTTTGGATGGGATGGCTCCTATGCGGAGCCTGCATGGGGAGATCGGAGCCTTAGCGAGGATTACACCACCAAACAAAATGCTCTTTATGGAGTGGCGCGATTCTCTTTGGCCGATTCCCTCTGGCTCATTGCGGGAAGTCGATTGAGTTATTGGGAGAGAGAGGGCGTTTCGTGGGGAAATGGCTTTAGCTATAAGCACAACGACACCCTCACCCCCTATGCGGGCTTGATCTATGATCTCAATGATATCTTCTCTCTCTATGTGAGCTACACGGATATTTTCACTCCGCAAGATGCCCAAGATGCGAGCGGGAACTATCTTGATCCGATCACAGGGGAGACCTATGAGGCAGGAATCAAGGGAGAGTTTTTTGAAGGCAAATTGAATGCAGGATTCACCCTCTATCGAATCTTGCAGGATAATCTAGCTCAACTTGTGGGGCTCAATCCCGTGACGGGAAAATCCATCCATGAAGCCGCTAAAGGCACCAAAAGTGAGGGATTTGAGCTGGATGTTTCAGGCGAGATTGGCGAGGGGTGGAATCTCTTTTTGGGCTACTCTCAAATCTTTTCAACTCAAGATGCCAATGGAGCGGAGATCAATACGCAGCACCCCAAAAGAATGGCAAAGATTTTCACCACCTATCGCCTGCCCATGATGGAGAAGCTAACGGTTGGAGGGGGCGTGAATTGGGAGAGTCGAAGCTACGCGCTAACCACCAATCCCGTCACGCTCGCTAGCGAAGAGATCGCTCAATCCTCTTTTGCGGTGGCGAATCTCATGGCTCGATATGAGTTCACCAAGGAGTTTTCGGCGCAACTCAACCTCAACAATCTTTTTGACAAAAAGTACTACACCAATGTTGGCTTTTATGATCAATTGGCGTATGGAGCCCCCCGAAATGCCCTCTTGACGATAAAGTATAAATTTTAA
- a CDS encoding sigma-70 family RNA polymerase sigma factor, translating into MLEAYYRELLGYFQKSLGDIHLASDVVQEAYARVLSLQAKEIPIAKPRALLYKTAKNIAVDEYRRNRRQENLLHEQARACVQEWQGEESFELQETLLRAIDSLPPRCKEAFVLHKLEGFSQAEVAEKMGISKNMVEKHIIKALLECERALEEAEKKR; encoded by the coding sequence TTGTTAGAGGCTTACTATCGAGAGCTTTTGGGCTATTTTCAGAAGAGCTTGGGCGATATTCATCTTGCTTCAGATGTTGTTCAGGAGGCCTACGCGCGCGTCCTTTCACTCCAAGCCAAGGAGATTCCTATCGCCAAGCCTAGGGCACTCCTCTATAAAACGGCAAAAAATATCGCCGTGGATGAATATCGCAGGAATCGGCGCCAAGAGAATCTTCTTCATGAGCAGGCGAGGGCTTGCGTGCAGGAGTGGCAGGGAGAGGAGAGTTTCGAGCTTCAAGAGACGCTTCTTAGGGCTATTGATTCCCTGCCGCCTCGATGCAAGGAGGCCTTTGTGCTTCACAAGCTAGAGGGCTTCTCCCAAGCAGAGGTGGCCGAGAAGATGGGAATTAGCAAGAATATGGTCGAGAAGCATATCATCAAGGCGCTCCTAGAGTGTGAGCGAGCCCTAGAAGAGGCGGAGAAGAAGAGATGA